The following is a genomic window from uncultured Fusobacterium sp..
TAATGGAGCACGAACTCCTCCAATTTCGATATTGTGGTTGATTTTTAAAGTTGCTTTTATTACTCCATACATATTTCCTTTGCAAGAACATAAAGCAGTGATGATATCATTTACATCATATTGGATAGCACGAGCTGTTTCGTAATCTCCTTTTTGGAAACACTCTAAAGCTTTAAGGAATAATTTAGGCATTGCACCGTAAGTTCCTCCTATTCCTCCTTCAGCTCCTATCATGAATCCTCCGATAAATTGTTCGTCTGGACCGTTGAATACTATTGTATCTTTTCCTCCAATAGCTTTAAATGTTTGAATGTCTTGAATAGGCATAGATGAGTTTTTAACTCCTATAACTCTAGGATTTTTTAACATTTCTCTATATAATGATGGTGTTAAAGCTACTCCTGCTAATTGTGGAATGTTATAAATTACGAAATCTGTATTAGGTGCAGCACTTGAAATGTCGTTCCAATATTTAGCAATTGCATGCTCTGGTAAACGGAAATAAATAGGTGGTATAGCAGCTATTGCATCTACTCCTACACTTTCTGCATGAGCAGCTAATTCCATACTGTCAGCTGTATTGTTACATGCAACGTGAGCTATTACAGTTAATTTTCCTTGTGCTTCTTTCATTATTGTTTCTAGAACTAATTTTCTTTCTTCTTTTCCTTGGTAAATACATTCTCCAGATGATCCACCAACATATACTCCTTTAACTCCTGCTTCTATAAAATATCTAGTTAAAGCTTTTACTCCTTCAACGCTTATGTTTCCTTCTTTGTCATAACAAGCATAGAATGCTG
Proteins encoded in this region:
- a CDS encoding dihydrodipicolinate synthase family protein yields the protein MRNLEKYHGVIPAFYACYDKEGNISVEGVKALTRYFIEAGVKGVYVGGSSGECIYQGKEERKLVLETIMKEAQGKLTVIAHVACNNTADSMELAAHAESVGVDAIAAIPPIYFRLPEHAIAKYWNDISSAAPNTDFVIYNIPQLAGVALTPSLYREMLKNPRVIGVKNSSMPIQDIQTFKAIGGKDTIVFNGPDEQFIGGFMIGAEGGIGGTYGAMPKLFLKALECFQKGDYETARAIQYDVNDIITALCSCKGNMYGVIKATLKINHNIEIGGVRAPLANLVEEDMPKVEAVAKLIRDTEAKYL